attacttttttcatggtattatttaaaaaaaaaaatagaataattattgcTTTCGTTCTTCCATTACAATATTATCTGGTCCATTGGGAACATAAGCACCATTTATCTTCTTAGCTTTAATTAGGTAGAATTCCATTACCCTCTGATTAGCTAGCTTAGGTATATAAAGATCATGATCAGTTGACTATATTTTGTGTCATGTATTACGTACCCCCCACCTCCCCATGACCCCCGGGCCCCAACCATGAAAGCACATAAAGTTTTCGTGGTTGGATAAGAATCAAAGATCGATCACGTTACAACCAACCGGTACTGATCAGAATAATATTGTCAAGCTGCTTGCTTTATATATATCTGTGTCATGCAAACATATTATGAACATACGAACATGTTTTGTAGCGTGCGTACGtgtttaatttatgaaaaataatatttatagtcgtAGAGTACGTAAAcgttttataatttcttttaaaaaaatataaataggaGACTCAGATGacaacaaaatttaataataaacctattatttttcaaaaaaattgtaggATTCTTACATATTCCACGTATCTAACATTATTGTTAatttgtatttctttctctttctttctgtttCTGGCTGCAGCTATGCAGCATGCGacaatatatgtgtgtgtgtatatatatatatatatatatatatattgttgggtGGTAGACGCGCATGCAAATGGTAATTGGGTGGTAGATTGAAAGATTGAATGATAACTTACCCAagtaaagaaagagaaaaaaacttaATGCTTGCATTTCTTAATTAAGAAGTACTAGAGTACGTTTCTTGCTTGCAGGTAGTGAATTTGCAGGCAGAGTTGGCGTATGTTCAGGCCCGCCTTTCTACATTTCAGCGCCTTCCTCCGCAGCTTATATGTCAGAGTCCATCACCTTCAAATCACCATTCCTCGGCTGCAGATTTGGCATCAACTACTACTTCAGACATCCAATCTAAGTACTCTGACTTAGCCATGCATTTTGATCATCCTGATCTTCAACCACAACCAACATCGACGGAATTAACAGGCCTTTTCAATTCGTTGGATGATGATCAGTATCTCTTCTTGGATGGCGATGTCCAAGCATTGGCTCGGGAAATCATCTCTAGGTACTTGCCCGGAGTAAGATTCAGGCCTAATTCAAGTCCTCATTAAACTGATCTTTATACGTACCTTCGATCTGTTTATTGTACGTTTCAACTCCAATGTCAGTGCTTGTTGTTTGGTACGTTTTGGCTCTCATGTCTAATTGTCTAGAGTGGAATCGTACTTTTTTCCAcagttaaaatgtttatgtaattttatGAGTCGAGCTACTTTTGCGCTtggaaatattttagccaccACTCGTTTTTCTCAGCCTACAGTAACTGCATGTCATAATCAATGTTATGACCAAAAATTAATGCAATGCAACCATCGATTGAGTGTTTTAGTTGTATCCAAATTAAAGAACTCGGCCGAGCTATATATGCCTGGGCTTTACTTTTCAAAGCCGACTGactcatgttttcttttttctttttttatcaccaGTACTAGGCCTAGATTGGTCACTTTTGTACACAATAATGTCGTCCATCGATCTGAACGTTCTACTGATCTCGGACCAACACCTGCTAAGGTGGCTTCTCTCGTCTCAGAAAATACTgcaaaaaaaaggtcaaaagaGTTGTCTATTGCTAGTTTGAGAGTCATAAATACACAGAACTATTATTGGAGGACTGCTTCTTCATCTGCAGTACCCAAAAGCCAGCATAATTGAGCTGTGCTTTGAGTCATTATTGCTCTGGGTTTAACCCGATCTACCTTAAGGTATTTAGGTAAATTCTTCGAGCCCCAAAAAAGGACTTTACTCCCCCCTTTAGTCTTGGTACGAGTCTGTGACCTCTGAGCAGTAGCCCTAGACTGGGCTTCTATTCTACAACCACTAAGCTGAATACCTCCTAACCATGACATGAAATTGTCCCGACTCCTTTGCCAAACTGATACCACCTAACTTTAGCCGTGTGCTTTTTCCCATATATATTTACCAGGAAATCCTTAGCTTCTTGATGAAGCTTGTTTATGTTATCAGACTCTTGCCTCCAACCTTAATTCTTCTGTAATAAGTACTCagaccactctctctctcaaaaaaaaaaaaaaaaaatccatgaatATGCTCTTAACATGTCAGTTATTTTCGGTGATTCATCTTAATTCCAGACAAAACTCTCGAGTCTTGGGGCAACCCAAAAAAGGTTTTCAGAATTCAGTTAACTTGGGGGTGGAGTAACAGTCCCATAATAGCAAAATTGTGCTTTAATCAATCCCCCTCGTGGATTTTCGAGTTTGATTAAGGTTCGAGCAAAAGCAAAATTAATCTCGAAAGCTAAAATTGTTGATTTCATATTCTGAAACATTCAAGCACAAACCAATATGACAAAGTTGGAGGGAATAAAGCAAGACACCTAAGCCACATTATCAACAAGCAACGTAAGGATTGCAGCAAAGCATGGAAATAGAAAGATCCGAATCCATGGGTCTCCTGCTACATGTTAAAACCAGCAATCTATTAGAATGACTGGCTACAGACAAGCATTCAATCAGCTTCATTAAAATGGCTCAACACCGCTGAGAAGCACGTGGTGTCAACTCCATTTACCTTGCACTTTTTGTATACCTAGTACTCTGCGATTGTCATTGGGCTTGCTCAATCTTCTCAAATACTTATCGTTTCATCTGATCTAATCAATGTTATCATCCCAATTCTAACATGGGACCCATGAAGAGCAAACTACATCTTAAGTGCTGGCTTTTGTACCTACCGCTAAAAAAATTCCAGACTCCAGAACATATTATTTCACACTTTCAAGTCACGTTGgcacagacaaaaaaaaaaaaaaaacggggggggggggggggggggggggggggggggggggggggggggggggggtggttttCTCCCGCACGAAAAGATTCATTTCTGTTCACAAGGCGAGGCCCTACAAAGAACATAAGTTGGAAAAAGCATAAGCTACATATTATGCAACAATTCCTggaatcctttttttttttttttataagtagcaaCATTTCCTGGAATCCTGAATGGCCTAGGCAAGGTTATAAGGACTCTGAAAGCTGTGACACTATTAAGGCATAAGACTTCAGAACACGGATCAGGTATGGGCAATTCCAGATCTGACCCCAAAATTTTTGAAGTGGATTTGTCTTACAATGATTGAAGATGACTAGATAGAACGCATGACAGCCACATCCAAATTCTGAGGATTCATACAAGATCATAACAGCTCAAGTTAACTTCTTGGTGACCTACATACACGGTGCAAGCCCCCCTCCCCTGTACCAACCATTTCGTTAAGCAAAGTTCCAAACAGATGCTGACCCATTGCTCATCGCCAACCGACTCTCGTCAATGAGTCATCCTTGGGTCTGATAAATTTGCTCACCCCTATCCGGAACAGAAAGTAAGAACTTTTTGTACAGCCCACTGGCCAGGATGAACTCTAGAAGATAAAGAACAAACAATACAGTACAAGGATTAACACCTAAGATTTAGAAAGTGACCGAGCATATTAATCGGAGACAAAATAACACAAGATACATAAAATTTTAGGAGAGAGACCGCTATGATAAAGATGTAAGCCTTAAAAGAGCACGTTGATATAATTTAGATAAACGAGAATAGACCTATTGAAAGAATAAACAGAATATCTGCACCTTTTCTTGATAGGACTCAACCTACTCTAGAGTTACATATTCTGGCTTTGAATAGCACCTACACTCTTCAATTTATGGTGCTTGTATCTTGCAGAGTCTTTTGCCAGGTACAGTGTCCTTAATCAGACACGAGCAATCCGCAAAATGTCCAAATCAACAAGCCTggaacaaaaatttcaaataaggAGTCTCAAGACCTTTTCAATACAGTCAACAAGGTAGAATCTGCGTCTCTTACACACTGAACCATTGAATAACGTCAACTTACCGATGCTTTAAAATGCAGTACTTATAATTGCGATAGCGACCAGATAGGATTTATATGTACCCAAACAAGATGTTTCTCCACCAATTAGTTCAAGCTTCCAGGTCAGGAACACCACAATTACAGAAGCGTCTTTTTCAACACAGATTGGTACCATCAATTTGGTAGAGTGAATTGTATAGAGATAGACACAACCAGATAGGTAAAAGTttggggaagagagagaaactagTGTTAAGGAAGAGTAGATAAGTAGATCAATTTCCTTCTTTCTCATTTGTCATAGAAGGTGAGATGCAGAaaaacaaaccacaaaaattaCACGCGCAGTTATCACCTCCTAACTTGGTAGGTAATTGGCCACAAGTAGAACCAATAGCATAGTTTGCCATCAGCATTCACAGCAACAAAACCATTAAACCCAAAGATCGATGATTAAAGTCCAAATGTAACTCAGATTTTCAGGGGTGAAACTGCAAGGCATTCGAATAAATATGATGCCACTTCATAACCACCCAAAAGCATTTTGCTAGCATTCCCAACAGTATAGAAAAAGATTGTTAAAAGCATGGAGAATAATCCCCCCCGCCCACCctctaaagaaaaaaagagaaaggaatgCTTTTCATGTAAAAGCAGAAAGTCCCTTCAGATGTATAATCATCTATTGAAACACATACAAACCAGTCGATCAAGGGCGACCTCCACAACAAATTGCGCAAACTTAGTTATGCACTATGTCCAGGTGAAGCAGATAATCTAAAATGTGAATGGCAACTGAGCtttcagggaaaaaaaaggcTTATAAAGAAgtaaaatataagagaaaggCAAATTACAACCACAATATCATGCCACCAGAATAGTGGAAGCAAGAGAAGACATGTAATATATACAAgaattccaaagaagaaaaacagatcGTAATAGTCACTAATTTGCATCATAAATAAAACCAAGCAAAAATTTTAAGGCAAAGaacataattatcaaataattaaaacaaatatgtGCAGAGAAACCCAATTCAGCTCTACTTTACAGAACCACACGCAGCGAAGACAACTAGAAAGCATGTGAGCGGCTCCGGTGTCAAGTCTTCTGTATACATTAATGTACAACCCACTTCTGGCAGTGAGAAGGGATGAATGGCTACTACAAAAATCCACG
Above is a genomic segment from Juglans microcarpa x Juglans regia isolate MS1-56 chromosome 1D, Jm3101_v1.0, whole genome shotgun sequence containing:
- the LOC121262960 gene encoding LOB domain-containing protein 19-like, translating into MSASHGGGPCGACKFLRRKCVNGCIFAPYFDSDQGTAHFAAVHKVFGASNASKLLLRIPAHRRLDAVVTLCYEALSRVRDPVYGCVGHIFTLQQQVVNLQAELAYVQARLSTFQRLPPQLICQSPSPSNHHSSAADLASTTTSDIQSKYSDLAMHFDHPDLQPQPTSTELTGLFNSLDDDQYLFLDGDVQALAREIISRYLPGVRFRPNSSPH